TCAACGGCTACCTGACCAAACGTGGCAAAGGCTTGGGCGTGCGCTTAGGTGTGAAAACCAGCGGCTGCTCGGGCATGGCATACAACCTGGAATTTGTCGATGAAGTGAACGAGGATGACCTGATTTTTGAAGAACACGGTGCACGCGTTTATATCGATCCGAAAAGCTTGGTTTATCTAGACGGCACGCAAGTCGATTACACTAAAGAAGGTTTGCAGGAAGGTTTCAAATTTGAAAACCCAAACGTTAAAGACTCCTGCGGCTGTGGCGAGAGCTTCCACGTTTAAAATATAAAAAATGGCGGGAAAGTATCAAAACCATCCCGCCATTTTTTGGCTTCTTGCCTATTATAGCTACCTTTGCCTTTTCTTTTTCGTTCTACTTTGTGTCGGAACAAATCAGATTTGACTAAGGCTTTTAAGGTATTGTCTCGTATTTTGCCTTTATTGTGTTGCACCTTACCGGTCATATTGTTTTCCTTTCGTATAAACAGTTTCCGGATTATATCGTAAAATAATCCTCTTCTTTAGATTTTTTCCTTTAATATCATGTCTCAATACTTCAACCTCTTCCAGCTTGAGCCATCTTTCAATATTGATACTGAAGCACTCGAACAAAGCTATCGGGCTTTAGCTGCCCGATTTCATCCTGATAAATTTGCTTCTGCTTCAGCTTTTGAGCAGAAACAAGCCGTTATGATGTCTTCTACAATTAATGATGCCTACCGCACATTAAAAAGTCCTATTGATCGGGCTGCTTATCTCTTGAAAAGCCAAAATATCGATGCTGATGCACCTGAACACACTTCGTTTTCACCGGAATTCCTCATGCAGCAGATGGAATGGCGGGAAACATTGATGGATGCTCAAATGGAACAAAACCATGATGCCATCCGGGCACTGGATCAAGAAATTCAAGAAGTACAAAGCAGCCTATATCAAGATTTGCAACAAGCATTTGAACAGCAGGATTATGAATCAGCTGCACAATGGGTACGGCATGGACGCTTTCTTAATAAGCTTCGCAATGAAATTGCTTCAATCTTATAAAGTACATATGCTGTTACATTTGCCTAAGTTTTATAGCAAATGATTTTATATGTAAAACAAAAACCGTATCAGATAAATCTGATACGGTTTTCTTATATTAACTACCGATTAGCGTTTTTTACCAGTAACAGTAGCAACAGCCAGGTTTTCATTACGTTTCAGGGAAACGCTTTCAACACCTTCTGGCAATTTGACGTCTGACAAGTGCAGAATGTCGCCGGCAACTACTGATGCACAATCCAACTCCAAGAAAGCAGGAATGTTTGCAGGCAAAACAACTACTTCAACAGAAGTGTTCAACAGAGATACGCGACCACCTTGCAGTTTAACAGCTTGAGAGTTTTCAGCGTTAACAATGTGCAGAGGAACGCGGATGCGTACAGGTTGATCAGCTTTTACAGCTTGGAAGTCGATGTGTTGAACTTCGCGACGGAATGGGTGCATTTGGAAGTCACGCACGATAACGTCTTTAGTTTCACCGTTCAAAGACAGTTTAATCAAAGCAGTATGGAAAGATTCTTTTTCCAATGCGTAGAATACAGTTTTGTGGTCTACAGCGATAGCAACAGGCTCTTGACCTTCACCGTACAGAATGCCAGGGATTTGGCCTTCGCGACGCAGGCGGCGGCTCGCACCAGTGCCTTGGGCTTCGCGAACAGAGGCTTGAATTTCGTAAGTCATGTTTAATACTCCAATTTAGATAAAATCGTCATCATCGGCCGCGACCAGCTTAAGACGACATCGGGTTATGGCAGCAACATGCTGCCTGTCATCACTTCTTCATTAAAAAGATATGAGACGGATTCTTCATTGCTGATACGGCGTACCGTTTCAGCCAGCAAACCGGCAATAGTTACTTGACGGATGCGTTCACATTTTTTAGCTGCTTCAGACAACGGAATCGTATCTGTTACAACTACTTGGTCAATTTCGGAAGAAGCAATTCGACTCACTGCTTCACCAGAGAATACTGCATGGCTGGCGTATGCCAGTACACGATCTGCACCGCGCTCTTTCAGGGCAACGGCTGCTTTACACAAAGTATTTGCCGTATCGATCATATCATCTACGATCAAGCAGGTACGGCCTTGAATGTCACCGATAATATTCATTACTTCAGCCACGTTGGCTTTAGGACGACGTTTGTCGATAATGGCCAAATCAGCATTTAAAGATTTAGCAACAGCACGTGCACGTACAACACCACCGATATCAGGGCTGACAACAGTCAGATTGTCGATACGTTGTTGTTTAATATCGTTCAATAAAATCGGGGTAGCGTAAATATTATCTACCGGAATATCGAAGAAACCTTGAATTTGGTCGGCATGTAAGTCAACAGTCAATACGCGGTCAATACCGGCTGAGTACAACATATTCGCAACCAATTTAGCGGAAATCGGTACACGAACAGAGCGAGGACGGCGATCTTGACGCGCATAGCCAAAGTAAGGAATCGCGGCAGTAATACGACCGGCAGAAGCACGTTTGAGTGCA
This genomic interval from Neisseria sp. Marseille-Q5346 contains the following:
- a CDS encoding 50S ribosomal protein L25/general stress protein Ctc, whose product is MTYEIQASVREAQGTGASRRLRREGQIPGILYGEGQEPVAIAVDHKTVFYALEKESFHTALIKLSLNGETKDVIVRDFQMHPFRREVQHIDFQAVKADQPVRIRVPLHIVNAENSQAVKLQGGRVSLLNTSVEVVVLPANIPAFLELDCASVVAGDILHLSDVKLPEGVESVSLKRNENLAVATVTGKKR
- a CDS encoding ribose-phosphate pyrophosphokinase — translated: MAAYDSLMVFTGNANPELAQRVVKHLDISLGEATVSKFSDGEVAIELLENVRGRDVFILQPTCAPTNDNLMEILTMADALKRASAGRITAAIPYFGYARQDRRPRSVRVPISAKLVANMLYSAGIDRVLTVDLHADQIQGFFDIPVDNIYATPILLNDIKQQRIDNLTVVSPDIGGVVRARAVAKSLNADLAIIDKRRPKANVAEVMNIIGDIQGRTCLIVDDMIDTANTLCKAAVALKERGADRVLAYASHAVFSGEAVSRIASSEIDQVVVTDTIPLSEAAKKCERIRQVTIAGLLAETVRRISNEESVSYLFNEEVMTGSMLLP
- the iscA gene encoding iron-sulfur cluster assembly protein IscA, with the translated sequence MITITENAAKHINGYLTKRGKGLGVRLGVKTSGCSGMAYNLEFVDEVNEDDLIFEEHGARVYIDPKSLVYLDGTQVDYTKEGLQEGFKFENPNVKDSCGCGESFHV
- the hscB gene encoding Fe-S protein assembly co-chaperone HscB encodes the protein MSQYFNLFQLEPSFNIDTEALEQSYRALAARFHPDKFASASAFEQKQAVMMSSTINDAYRTLKSPIDRAAYLLKSQNIDADAPEHTSFSPEFLMQQMEWRETLMDAQMEQNHDAIRALDQEIQEVQSSLYQDLQQAFEQQDYESAAQWVRHGRFLNKLRNEIASIL